The sequence GGCGGCGAACCCGGCGGCGAACCCGGCAAACCCGGCGAACCCGGCGGCGAACGCCGAGCCGAAGCCGAACACCGCACCGGAGCAGGACGCCGCGGCCCCCAAGGGGACGTCCGAGGCCAAGGACGGCACCGACCTGAAGGCCTGCGAGGACGCGGAGTGTCAGGTCGAGGTCAAGGACGGTCAGACCATCACGTTCGACCCGAAGCTGGGGATGGACCCGCTGCACATCAAGATCGAGGGCAGCCGGGTGACCTTCTCCTCGCGCGGCCGCCACGGGGTGATGATCACCTCGATCGACGCGGCCTCGCCCCGTTCCAACGCCAACTACGACGGCCTCACGCTGCGGCCGCACCGGGCCAAGAACGGCGCCATGATCCTCGACATCTCGCACGACTGAGCCGGCGCACGGCGCTGAGACCGAGGGGCGGGCCGCACGGCCCGCCCCTCGACCGCGCCGCCGGGGGCTACTTCAGGAGCTGGCGGGCCATGACCATGCGCTGGATCTGGTTGGTGCCCTCGTAGATCTGGGTGATCTTGGCGTCGCGCATCATCCGCTCCACCGGGAACTCCCGCGTGTACCCGTACCCGCCCAGCAACTGCACCGCATCAGTGGTCACATCCATCGCCACATCCGAGGCCAGCGTCTTGCACGCCGACGACACGAACGTCAGATCCGGCACACGCTCACCCCCCATCGCCCGCTCGGACTTCACCGCCGCGTGATACGTCAACTGCCGCGCACCCTCCAACCGCATCGCCATATCGGCCAGCATGAACTGCACACCCTGGAAATCAGCGACCGCCCGACCGAACTGCCGCCGCTGCTTGACATACCCCACCGCGAAATCCAGCGCCCCCTGCGCGATCCCCAACGCCTGCGCCGCGATCGTGATCCGCGTATGGTCCAACGTCGCCAACGCCGTCTTGAACCCCGTCCCCTCAGCCCCGATCATCCGATCCGCCGGAACCCGCACCCCCTCCAGGACCACCTGACGCGTCGGCGACCCCTTGATCCCCAACTTGCGCTCCCTGGCCCCGAACGACACCCCCGCATCGGTCTCGGAATCCACCACGAACGCCGAGATCCCCCGCGCCCCCGCACCCGGCTCGGTCACCGCCATCACCGTGTAGAACCGCGACACCCCCGCATTGGTGATCCACATCTTCGCGCCGTCCAGCACCCAGTGATCCCCATCACGCACCGCCCGCGTCCGCATCCCCGCCGCATCCGACCCCGCATCCGCCTCCGACAACGCATACGAGAACATCGCCTCCCCCCGCGCCACCGGCCCGAGAAAACGCTCCCGCAACCCCTGCGACCCCGCCAGCAGAACCGGAACCGTCCCCAGCTTGTTCACCGCCGGAATCAACGAAGAAGACGCGCACACCCGCGCCACCTCCTCGATCACGATCACCGTCGCCAACGCATCCGCCCCCGCACCCCCGTACGATTCGGGCACGTGCACCGCATGAAGACCATTGGCCACCAGAGCGTCCAACGCCTCCTGCGGGAACCGCGACTCCTCATCCACCTCCGCCGCGAAAGGAGCAATCTTGGCCTCGGCCAGCTCACGCACCGTCCGCCGCAACAGCTCATGCTCCTCAGACGGCGCGTACGCGGGAAAGTCAGCATCCATGGCGCCGATGCTACCGGCCAGTAGGCAATGGCCGGCGACGCGGGTACCCGCCCGCAGCGGGCACGTGTCCAATAAGGCCGCTAGTCGGCGACAGCGAACGGAGAGGAGCAGGCCTTGTCCCACCGGCTGACGGTCATCGGAACCGGTTACCTCGGCGCGACCCACGCGGCGTGCATGGCCGACCTGGGTTTCGAGGTACTGGGTCTCGACGTGGACGAGGAGAAGATCGCGCGGCTCTCGGCCGGCGACCTGCCCGTGTACGAGCCGGGGCTCGAACCCGTGCTGCGCAGGGGGCTGGAGACCGGGCGGCTGCGCTTCACCACGTCCTACGAGGAGGTCGCGGAGTTCGGCGACGTCCACTTCCTGTGCGTGGGGACCCCGCAGAAGGCCGGGGAGTACGCGGCCGACCTGACCTACGTCGACGGCGCGATCGCGTCGCTGGCGCCGCTGCTGGAGCGGCCCAGCCTTGTCGTCGGCAAGTCGACCGTGCCGGTCGGGACGGCCGCGCGGCTCGGCGAGGCGCTCGCCAAGGCCTCCCCGGCGGGCGAGGACGCCGTGCTCGCGTGGAACCCCGAGTTCCTGCGCGAGGGCTTCGCCGTCCAGGACACCCTGCACCCCGACCGGATCGTGATCGGGCTGCCCCCCGAGCGGGGCGCCGCCGAGCACGCCGAGAAGGTGCTCCGCGAGGTCTACCGGACGATGATCGCCGAGGGGACGCCCTTCATCACCGCCGACTTCCCGACCGCCGAGCTGGTCAAGGTGTCGGCGAACGCGTTCCTCGCCACCAAGATCTCGTTCATCAACGCGATGGCGGAGGTGTGCGAGGCCGCGCACGCGGACGTGACGAAGCTCTCGGAGGCGCTGTCCTACGACGACCGGATCGGCGGCAAGTTCCTCGGCCCGGGGCTGGGGTTCGGCGGCGGCTGCCTGCCGAAGGACATCCGGGCCTTCATGGCCAGGGCGGGCGAGCTCGGCGCCGACCAGGCGCTGACCTTCCTGCGCGAGGTCGACGAGATCAACATCCGGCGCCGGATCCGGATGGTGGACCTCGCCCGGCAGCTGCTCGGCGGCTCCTTCGCCGGGCGGACGGTCGGCGTCCTCGGCGCCGCGTTCAAGCCGAACTCCGACGACGTGCGCGACTCCCCCGCGCTGGACGTGGCCGCCTCCATCCGCGCCCAGGGCGCCAGGGTGACCGTCTACGACCCGCAGGCCATGCGCAATGCGCGCCGCGCCCAGCCGACTCTGGAGTACGGCGAGTCGGCGATGTCGGCCGTCCAGGACGCGCACGCCGTCCTGCTGCTGACGGAGTGGGCGGAGTTCCGGGACATGGACCCGGCCACGGTCGCCGAGGCCGTGGCGGAGCGCAACATCGTGGACGGGCGCAACGCGCTCGACCCCGAACTGTGGCGCGCGGCCGGGTGGAACTACCGGGCCCTCGGACGTCCCTGACGCGGATCCAAAGCGGATCCAAAACGGAACTAAAGCGGCCGCGGGCGGTGTTGTGGCGGACATGACCACTGACTTCGCCGACCAGGCGGTGATCCGCCGCCTGCTGAACGAGTCGAGGACGTGGGCCTTCGTCGGCCTCGGGGACAACCCGGAGCGGGAGGTCCACAGCCAGGCGCGGCTGATGCAGCAGCGCGGGAAGCGGATCATCCCCGTGCACCCGGCGGCGCGGGAGGTGCTCGGCGAGAAGGGGTACGCCTCCCTCGCCGACGTCCCGGACGCCTCCGAGGTGGACGTGGTGGGCGTCTACCGCCGTGCCGAGCACGCCGGGCAGGCGGTGGACGAGGCGATCGCGGCGGGCGCCAAGGCGGTGTGGCTGCCGCTCCAGGTGATCGACGAGGCGGCGGCCCGGCGCGCCAGGGACGCCGGGCTCGACGTCGTCATGGACCGCTGCCCCGCCGTCGAGTGGGCGCTGCGGCGCTGAGCGATCCCGCGGCGGCGAGCGTGCTTCAGAGCCGCTCTCGCAGCCGCGCGCCCTTCGCCTTGGCCTGACCGTAGAGGTCCTGCTGGAACACCGTCATCTTGGCCCGCAGGTCGGTGTCGGAGGCGGCCAGGATCCGGACGGCCAGCAGCCCCGCGTTGCGGGCCGCGCCGACCGCCACCGTCGCGACGGGGACGCCCGCGGGCATCTGCACGATCGACAGCAGCGAGTCCATCCCGTCCAGGTACTTCAGCGGGACGGGCACGCCGATCACCGGCAGCGGCGTCACCGAGGCCAGCATGCC is a genomic window of Actinomadura citrea containing:
- a CDS encoding acyl-CoA dehydrogenase family protein — translated: MDADFPAYAPSEEHELLRRTVRELAEAKIAPFAAEVDEESRFPQEALDALVANGLHAVHVPESYGGAGADALATVIVIEEVARVCASSSLIPAVNKLGTVPVLLAGSQGLRERFLGPVARGEAMFSYALSEADAGSDAAGMRTRAVRDGDHWVLDGAKMWITNAGVSRFYTVMAVTEPGAGARGISAFVVDSETDAGVSFGARERKLGIKGSPTRQVVLEGVRVPADRMIGAEGTGFKTALATLDHTRITIAAQALGIAQGALDFAVGYVKQRRQFGRAVADFQGVQFMLADMAMRLEGARQLTYHAAVKSERAMGGERVPDLTFVSSACKTLASDVAMDVTTDAVQLLGGYGYTREFPVERMMRDAKITQIYEGTNQIQRMVMARQLLK
- a CDS encoding UDP-glucose dehydrogenase family protein codes for the protein MSHRLTVIGTGYLGATHAACMADLGFEVLGLDVDEEKIARLSAGDLPVYEPGLEPVLRRGLETGRLRFTTSYEEVAEFGDVHFLCVGTPQKAGEYAADLTYVDGAIASLAPLLERPSLVVGKSTVPVGTAARLGEALAKASPAGEDAVLAWNPEFLREGFAVQDTLHPDRIVIGLPPERGAAEHAEKVLREVYRTMIAEGTPFITADFPTAELVKVSANAFLATKISFINAMAEVCEAAHADVTKLSEALSYDDRIGGKFLGPGLGFGGGCLPKDIRAFMARAGELGADQALTFLREVDEINIRRRIRMVDLARQLLGGSFAGRTVGVLGAAFKPNSDDVRDSPALDVAASIRAQGARVTVYDPQAMRNARRAQPTLEYGESAMSAVQDAHAVLLLTEWAEFRDMDPATVAEAVAERNIVDGRNALDPELWRAAGWNYRALGRP
- a CDS encoding CoA-binding protein, which encodes MTTDFADQAVIRRLLNESRTWAFVGLGDNPEREVHSQARLMQQRGKRIIPVHPAAREVLGEKGYASLADVPDASEVDVVGVYRRAEHAGQAVDEAIAAGAKAVWLPLQVIDEAAARRARDAGLDVVMDRCPAVEWALRR
- the purE gene encoding 5-(carboxyamino)imidazole ribonucleotide mutase yields the protein MGSDSDWPVMEAAARALEEFGVPYEADVVSAHRMPHDMIAYGEDAAARGLRVIIAGAGGAAHLPGMLASVTPLPVIGVPVPLKYLDGMDSLLSIVQMPAGVPVATVAVGAARNAGLLAVRILAASDTDLRAKMTVFQQDLYGQAKAKGARLRERL